A stretch of Paenibacillus mucilaginosus 3016 DNA encodes these proteins:
- a CDS encoding tripartite tricarboxylate transporter TctB family protein, which yields MNKTFDRYAGIVFLAVGAAFAVGSGTISTSAYGSNVGANIFPMVLGIFLALMSIRLIYETFRYQQRQKRKENLDYKRFGIIFTAAVLYAFFLEDIGFVLGTFLFLMLGFQTMERGRIWVSLLISAAFSFGVYYLYVHVLEGSLPGFPAWLGLT from the coding sequence ATGAACAAAACATTCGACCGTTACGCCGGCATCGTGTTTCTCGCGGTCGGCGCCGCCTTCGCCGTCGGCAGCGGGACGATCTCGACGAGCGCTTACGGGAGCAATGTGGGGGCCAATATTTTTCCGATGGTGCTCGGCATCTTCCTCGCTCTGATGAGCATCCGGCTCATCTACGAAACGTTCCGGTACCAGCAGCGGCAGAAGCGCAAAGAAAACCTCGATTACAAGCGCTTCGGGATCATCTTCACCGCCGCCGTGCTCTATGCGTTCTTTCTGGAGGATATCGGCTTCGTTCTCGGCACCTTCCTGTTCCTGATGCTCGGCTTCCAGACGATGGAGCGGGGCAGGATCTGGGTATCGCTGCTGATCTCGGCCGCTTTCTCCTTCGGCGTCTATTATCTGTATGTCCACGTGCTGG